GGCAAGACGCGCGGGTTCGCGGAGCGGCTCGACCCGGACGGGTGGCACATCTTCCAGAACGGGGCGAGCGTCGTGCGGCTGCCCGACGGGCTGTCCCGCTCGCAGCCGCTGCCGGTGGGCGCGCTCGACCGGCTCGTCGCGCGCACCCGGGCGGCGCGCGCGGCGGGGTCGGGGCGGATCCTCGAGCTCTACCGCGACGACGCGTACGTCGTCGAACGCGCCCCGGGCGCGCTCGGCGAGCGCGGGCGCCGCCACGCCGACCTCCTCGGCGTGCCCTACGACCCGCACCCGCTCGGCGCGTTAGGCGCCGCCCTCGGCGGACCGCCGGTCCGCGCGCAGTGGGTGATCCCGATCGAGGAGACCGACGCGGTCGCGGCGGAGCCGCTCGCCGGGCTCGTTCTCGCCCCCGCGGCGTCGCCGGCGATGCCCGATTCGATGTTCGTCAACATCACCGCCGCCGGCATCGACAAGGCCGCGGCGGTGCGCGCGGTCGCGGACGCCTACGGCCTGCCGATGACGCGCGTGATGATGGTCGGCGACGGCGCGAACGACGTTGCCGCCCTTCGCGCGGTCGGCCTCGGCGTGGCGATGGGCAACGCCGAGCCCGAGGCGATGGCGGCCGCAGCCCGCACCGTGGCGGACGTGGACGCCGGCGGCCTGGTCGAGGCGCTCGCCCTCGCAGGCGGCTGAGCGCGCCGTGTCGTTAGGCGACCTCTTCCGCGCCGCGGCCGGCCGGCTCGGCGTCACGCCCGCTGCCCCGCGCGAGGTGCACGCGGCGCGCGGCCTGCGCGTCGTCGTCGAGAACACGCGCCCCGACGTCTCGACCCCAGCCGTGCTCGAACGGCTCGACGAGGCGCTCGGGCTGGTCGAACGGTACCAGCCGTGGCGCCTCGCGCACCTTCGGCGCGACGTGCGCGAGATCCGCGTCGTCCGCTTCGCCTGCCGCGGCGCGTTCCTCCCCGCCGAGCGCGCCGTGATCACCGAGCTGACGTTCTTGGCGCGGCGCGACATCTCGGCCGCGGTCGTGGCGTCGTCGGTCGTGCACGAGGGCGTGCACGCGCGCGTCCACGCCGCCGCGGTGCGGTTCGGCTGGCGTTCGGCGGACGCGCGCTGGGAGGCCGACCTCGCGCGCGAGGAGCGGCTCTGCCGGCGCGCCGAACTGGCCTTCGGCCGCGCGCTTCCCGCGGCGCTCGGCGCGCCGGTCGTCGCGCGCGCCGCGGAGATGCTGCACCTCGCCGACGCGGACGTCGCCCCCGCGGTCGACTGGCGGCTGGCCGACGCGCGCGTGCGTCAGGCCGACCGGAGCGCCTGACGCAGATGCGGCGCCTCCTCGCCATCGCCCTGGCCGCTTTCGGGCCGGCCGCCGCCCGCGCGCAGCAGGCCGCGTCCGCGCGTCCCGACAGCACGCCCCGTTTCGCCCATGCCGACACGCTCCGCGGCACCGTCGGCCCCGCGCGCGCGTGGTGGGACGTGCGGCGCTACGACCTCAGCGTGCGCTTCTCGCCCGCGGACAGCTCGATCGTCGGGCGGAACGTCGTCACCTACCGCGTCGTCGCGCCGCCGCGGACCGCCGCCGGCGCGCGCGCGCGCCGCGGCGAGCTCCAACTCGACCTGCAGGCGCCGCTCGTCCTCGACAGCGTCGTGCCGGCCGACCACGCCGGGCGCGGTCGGTCGCTCGCCGTCCGCCGCGACGGCAACGCGTACTTCGTCACCCCCGCCGCCGCGCAACCGTTAGGCGCACGCCGCGCCCTCGCGGCGTACTACCACGGCCGCCCGCGCGTCGCCAAGCACGCGCCCTGGGACGGCGGCGTCGTCTGGACCGCCGACTCGCTCGGCCACCCCTGGCTCGCCACGGCCGTGCAGGGGCTCGGCGCGAGCGCGTGGTGGCCCGTGAAGGACACCCAGGCCGACGAGCCCGACGAGGGGCAGACGATCGCGGTCACCGTCCCGGACTCGATGCAGGACGTCTCCAACGGACGGCTCCGCTCGGCCGTGCCCAACGGCGACGGCACGGCGACCTACACGTGGGCGGTGACGAGCCCGATCAACAACTACGACGTCACGGCGAACGCGGGGCGCTACGCGCATTTCTCGGACACCTACGACGGCGAGGGCGGCCGCCTCACGCTCGACTTCTGGCCGCTCGCCTACCACGCCGACACGGCGCGCGCCCAGTTCCGCCAGGTGAAGCCGATGCTCGCCTGCTTCGAGCACTGGTTCGGGCCGTACCCGTGGTACGCGGACGGCTACAAGCTCGTCGAGACGCCGCACCTCGGCATGGAGCACCAGAGCGCGGTCGCCTACGGCAACCACTACCAGAACGGCTACCTCGGCCGCGACCTCTCGCGCACCGGGCTCGGACTCGGCTGGGACTACATCATCGTCCACGAGAGCGGGCACGAGTGGTGGGGCAACAGCCTGACCTCGCGCGACATCGCCGACATGTGGGTGCACGAGGGGTTCACGAGCTACGCGGAGGCGCTCTACGTCGAGTGCCGCGACGGGCAGGCGGCGGGCGCGCGCTACGTGATCGGCACGCGGAACCGCATCCTCAACGACCGCCCCGTCGTCGGGCCGTACGGCGTGAACGCCGAGGGCTCGAGCGACATGTACTTCAAGGGCGCCAACATGCTGCACACCGTCCGGCAGCTCGTCGGCGACGACGCGCGCTGGCGCGCGACCTTGCGCGGACTGCAGCAGCGGTTCCGGCACCAGCTCGTGACCGGGGCGCAGGTAGAGCGGTACATGAGCGACCGCCTGGGCCTCGACCTCGCGCCCGTGTTCGCGCAGTACCTGACCACGACGCGCGTGCCCGTCGTCGAGTACCGCCGCGTCGGCGCCGATTCGCTCGCGTTCCGCTGGACCGACGTCGTCCCGCGCTTCGCGATGCCCGTCCGCGTCGTGCTCCCGCCGGCGACGACGATCACCCTCCGCCCGCGCGCGGCATGGAGCGAGATCGCGCTCCCGGCGACCGCGCGCGCCGCGCCGGCCGACTCGGCGCGGCGGTGGGCGCTCCGCATCGACCCGAACTACTACGCCCTCGCCCGCGACGCGGACGCCCCCGCGCCGGCGCCCGCCGCCGCGCCCGCGGTCGGTGCTCCGCGCGGCAACCCGTAGCCGGGCGTCCGCGCCGGGGCTGCGCCTAACGTGGTGCCTAACGCGTCGCCGACTCGGCGGCGGGGTCGCGCCGGTAGACGAGCTCGTAGGTCACCGGGCGCGGCAGCCGCGGGTGCGCGACCGTCACCCCGATGACCAGCGTCCGCCCGTCGGACGACGGGACGAAGACGTTCTGCCGGCTGCTCGCGTCCTTGCCGACGAACGTCTGCACCAGCCGCTCGCCCGT
The Gemmatimonadetes bacterium T265 genome window above contains:
- a CDS encoding peptidase M1 encodes the protein MRRLLAIALAAFGPAAARAQQAASARPDSTPRFAHADTLRGTVGPARAWWDVRRYDLSVRFSPADSSIVGRNVVTYRVVAPPRTAAGARARRGELQLDLQAPLVLDSVVPADHAGRGRSLAVRRDGNAYFVTPAAAQPLGARRALAAYYHGRPRVAKHAPWDGGVVWTADSLGHPWLATAVQGLGASAWWPVKDTQADEPDEGQTIAVTVPDSMQDVSNGRLRSAVPNGDGTATYTWAVTSPINNYDVTANAGRYAHFSDTYDGEGGRLTLDFWPLAYHADTARAQFRQVKPMLACFEHWFGPYPWYADGYKLVETPHLGMEHQSAVAYGNHYQNGYLGRDLSRTGLGLGWDYIIVHESGHEWWGNSLTSRDIADMWVHEGFTSYAEALYVECRDGQAAGARYVIGTRNRILNDRPVVGPYGVNAEGSSDMYFKGANMLHTVRQLVGDDARWRATLRGLQQRFRHQLVTGAQVERYMSDRLGLDLAPVFAQYLTTTRVPVVEYRRVGADSLAFRWTDVVPRFAMPVRVVLPPATTITLRPRAAWSEIALPATARAAPADSARRWALRIDPNYYALARDADAPAPAPAAAPAVGAPRGNP